The following nucleotide sequence is from Vitis vinifera cultivar Pinot Noir 40024 chromosome 14, ASM3070453v1.
attggccgttggaagttgtccaaaggaaataaaaaccaaactttgcattaatgaacctttaatgaaaaacgactaccttaccttccgggtgtgagaaatttccatgggattgcatccaagtcatcacataacatccatactttgagaaactaaaagttttagccaatcatcctctgaggaaaagcccttagaggctgtttggctaccaagaaaataaaatagtgaagagaaaagagaaaacgagagagtgtaaaacgtaatatgtattatatatctatatgtcaatatatcaatatttgttacaacggatgcaaggggatataaatagagaagtttttccaaccttcctagctaagaaatcttatgattggtggattacaaggagaagaatggaaattaatacaaaaatatccaaaagaaaagatctcgtgtggagtcggcagaaacaggggaaaattcgcaccacgcaaggggtgtgcgaaattttcgcacacctgaagaAGGTGTGCGAacttcgcacaccattcgcacagctaaaggggggtgtgcgaaattctcgcacacctggagcagttgtcttccgaaggccatatcttcctcgtttcagatccaaatcatacacggtttgaagcgttagattcttgacttcctgagctttgaaatggtatatagcatgtagcaaatggacttcgggaagtgctccaaaagtgccaaagaagactgcagctgctgtcctctgttttcctccttgcttctctttgcttttctttgcttttctcctttgttggcttgctttggtgtagctaaaagcttgctttaacttgtccaagtagctcctccatcatttggcatgcttgaattgattcataagctgatataaacatgtaaacttgccacaaaatggttaaaaccaattactaaggaccttaatgaattaattgggttaaatgaatatgattactactcaaaggtgcttaaaaccattataattaggtctacaaaatagcactttttggtagtaatcacaagGCAGGAGATTAAGGCTGCTAGGAGAATAAGGAGTTTTATACTGAACCAAAACAATGTTGTTTCAATGCCAAATGCATCAAAACGATGTCGttttgatgaagaaaaaaattagtttttgaactGTTCGGTTCACTGATCTGACCGCCAGTTCAAACAGTTGAAAGTTGATCTTAtctagtttttaaaaccatactttttctttcccctctacttttttttttttctttcccttacatttttattcacatttttcaagaatcaaacataaactaaaacatAATGGATGACAATTGAAAAGGACGATGTTATGTAAGTCATCTAATTTGAAATGTGATTTTAACCATGAATTTatcttattgatttttattttaaaagatttttcaaatatttacccatcgatttataaaagtttggataaatttaaagttagagAATAGAGTAACAGTACTAAAACATAGAGAGTTTACATAAATACTCCTATTTCCAAATAGAAACCTTAAAAACCGACAATCCCCCAACAGATGATAGGTCAAACTTCAGATTTTACTAAACCTCTTGGTCTTGTCCAACAAATCAGATTTAGTAGCTCACCACCTGAAAAACAAATACACAATACTCCatgtcacgccccaaaacccATTCCAAGGGCATGATGGTCATTTTACACCTCAAATCCAAAGGCTCAAAGTGAAAACAATACAAacatttgtattgtaattgaaaatttactAATTACCAAATTCATGTCCAAAGTAGTAggataaaattctaaaattttcaaatatcaactttaaaaataaaaaaaaattaacacatcaaccaaagtgttattatgcaaatatctccaaattcaaataatttaaacgggaattaaattttaacatttaaacaatgtccaaaataaagtttgaactaaaatcctaacaaagaaaaatttccTAGCCTAGCAATCACTCCTCATCCGACCTGaaagtacctgaaaaattatcaacgaagGAGCATGAGCTTAAAGCTCAATAAGAAACATCAATGTAGTTTCATGGattaaacattttcaatcatacttgcaaataggagatataacatatacttattttcataaaaacttttgagttcaaaatattaatacattcaaacttttcaataaaaatttctcATCTccaattcaaaacaatttctcatcaaaaccaaatcgaatacattcaaaatatttttactctaGTTATCGTATGACAAATGATGCCCAATCAGGTGGGACTTCACAATTAAGTAactaatttcaaatttgttcaacTTAAGGTGAAtaaaaccaaatgtcaacaattataatccGTTGACTAGGGTCTTAAGGTCGattattataacccgttgactagggtcatataatTCAGAGTCAAACacattatttcattaattcacacttacaaaacaaaatatcatatctccttaatttttttcacttttcaaaaataaataaagaaaattctcaaaaaaatatttttcatacaaaacacatatttgatccatgagaaagataaaaataatatttttacacatttcaaattacaatataaaaagaaaataatttttataaaaatttgcattaatttcccttaccttgataaagcactcaaaatcttgaagtatTTAACTCTGAAGAATTTCCTCGTCATCTAACATAATATCAAGCACCacatttattattgattatttatctaaagatataaatttaacaattctaaaaatattttatttagttttagtaattctaattaatttcctatattaatattattatcattaatattattttaaacttcctaatcaataataaattaatttagtgagtttccaaatttttataaaaattcatattcttttctaattttaccctaactatatatttttttatatgcttaaattaaattaaaacttacaccaaaactattattattattattattattattattatactaatACTTCCACTTTTTAGcggttgatttttattttttattctttatttatttatttattatgtcgCCCCAACATAGTGCCTCAAATCCAAAATCTAGAACATGcaattcttcttattattattttccaaccccttaagccacatataatcatatatttatttactcatttaatttttaaaatttcattgtttagatccattcatctaaaaaaaaaacaaatttgaatttccctatatttataatttcaatattttgatcttaaaataaattaaataaactaaccttaatctaaattaaaattttctaaagaatatctaatgtgttcaaaattaactaacgaatataatatattaatctagggttagaatcttacttaGAAAAATCTGAACTTCAAACTCTAGACTTGTAAACCTTTAGCCCTATGGTctccaattttctaatttttcgtGAATAGAGTTTTCCaaataaagaagataagaaaaaaatataatttatacctATGATTTTTAATTGCAAAAGGACTCTTTTACCTTTAATGagcttaattaattatttattttgcccctaaagtttattttgggtGTTATAGATATGATCAGGGTTAAGCATGAAGCAAATCACTGATACATACAAACAGTTATTTTGGCTTGAAAGCTTGTGGATTGATACCTGTTCAAGTTCCATGTTGTCTTCTTTCCCATTTGCATTTCTTTTGCAGACGTGTGATAACCACCATCACTCTATCTTTCATCTCATCCAGGAACCGGAAGTAGGCTCGCCTCCAAGACCTATTTATTATCAAAGGGCCAAAAACTCCCCAAAATCCCACCACAAATCCAGGCCCCATGCTGACGTAGAACCACTTCATTTCAAACTCATCTTCATGTTCATCATCATGGTCTTCATTATCCACCCCGGAAGTAGTAGCTTCATCATCGCCTGGGCACTTCATTGGCAGAGGCTCCCCGCAGAGTACAAGGTTATTCTTGTATATGGATGGGTCATTGAAGGTTTGGAACTGGTTGCTTGTTGGAATTTTACCAGATAGTTTGTTGTATGATAGGTTCAAGTGATTCAAGGAAGTCAGAGAAACCATGCTTGGTGGAATCGGGCCAGAGAGCTGGTTTCTTGAGAGGTCCAGAGTTTCTAATTGACTTAAGCTCCCAATGTCCTCTGGTATATTTCCTGTCAAATGGTTTATGGACAAGTTCAGGGTGCCTAGTCTTGAAAGATTTCTTAGTTCAGGCAACTTTCCTGATAAATTATTGTCTGAAAGATCTATGCTATTCACAAGATACAGAGTATTCTGATATATGAGTTCTCTTCCTTTCATCACAACCGACAATTGCCCCTCGTATCGCTCACTGCTAATTTCAGTAGCCATGCCACTCAAATTTCCCAAACAAGAAGGAATGAATCCAGACAGATTATCATGTGCGAGGTCCAATATATGAAGATGGGAAAGACTGCACACTTGGGAGGGAATGTTTCCATCAAAGAAGTTTGATCGCAGGCGTAGAATCAACAATGATTGCATCTCTCCTATCCATGATGGAAGGTTCCCCGATAATCTATTGTCGCCAAGGTCAAAACTATCCATGATCTTGCAATTCTGCAGTGAAGAAGGAATTTCCCCTGAAAGTTTGTTGCCACTCAGTATCAAGAACATAAGTGAATTCAGGGTGCCCATTGAGCTAGGGATCTCACCAGATAAGCTGTTATTTGCCATATCTACAATGTACAAATCTGGTTTATCATTCCAAATCAAAGGAATTTCACCAGACAAATGATTATTTGAGAGAACCAGACTTGCCAAACCCGTAATCTTACCTATAGACAAGGGAATGGTACCATTTAGAGAGTTCCAAGAGACATCAAAATTGGTCAACCACGGCATGGTTTTGCCAACATCCAGAGGTATTGGTCCAGAAAATAAATTGTCTCTCAAATACAATGAACTCAGGTTAGAAGAAAAGTGTGGGATAGGACCGTGAAAGCGGTTGGAGCTCAAATCCACAACAGCATTTTTGGGAAATTTCAATGAATTTGGGACCCTCCCACTCAATTGATTATTGGCAACATCCAGTAGGTTGAGCTGCAAGTCTAACTTCCAAAACCAATCAGGTATAGTGTCTGAAATCCTTGCATTGTTGAGCACTAATGTCTTCAGCTGGTTTTGGTTTCTCAGCCATGCAGGAAATTTGGGACCTAGTTGGCATGTTCTGAGTTCCAGGTAATTGAGTTTAAAAGGAGGAATCCATTTAGAACTCACATTGAAGGCCAAGGTAACGTTTGGAGATACCTTCTTGATTGCCAACTCAGTTAAGTTTGTGAGGTTGGAGAAATGAGACTCGGTTATAACACCAACCCAAGGATTCTCTGAGAGATCCACTGCCACCAATGCTGAGAGTTGCCCCACACTCTCTGGAATTATCCCATTCATTTGATTTTCAGAGATGTAGAATTCTTTCAAGGACGACAAATTTCCAATGGAGTTTGGAATTGACCCCACGAATGAGTTGCTCCACAGACGAAGAAACTTTAAGTTCTTTAGATGTCCCAAAGCATCAGGAAGAAACCCACCCAGTTTATCATTGAACCCCAAATCCAGAGACTCTAAGCTACTACCGTTTACACACTCGGACAAGCCATCCATGAATCCAGTAATCTCACCACTAATACTGTTGAAAGAGAGTTTGAGAGTTCGCAAGTTGCAAAGCTTTCCTAAGTTTCCTGGTAGGTGACctccaataaataaattagaagacAAATCAATGTATTTAAGGGAAATCAAGAAACCAAATCCATCGGGAACACTGCCTTGAAGATTGTTGGAGTTGAGATCAAGGTATGCAAGACTACTAAAGTTGAACAACCAGTGAGGTATGGAGGAGTTGAAGCCATTATTGGAGAGATCGAGCATCGAAAGTGAGGTGACATTACCAAATGGAAGAGAGAGATCAGGAAGGGAAGAAAGCCCACATCCAGGTAAGCGTAGTTCCAAGAGTGAAGAAAGGGAGCTAACAGCTCGATGCCAATAAGCTGCAGTCTTGCTAAAATCTATATTTCCCAAATTAAGGTGTCTCAGAGAAGAAAGACCCGATAACCAGTGCAGGTCATTCTCAACTGATTCAAGAGAATATGAGTTGAGATCAAGATAGAGCAGGCTAGAAAGGTTCCCTAGGTGGGGTGGGATAGTTCCACCGAAGGATGCACCTGAGAGATTGAGATATCTCAACCTCTTGAATGATCCAATGAACTTGGGGATTTTGAGTCCTCCAAAATAGTTCATGCTCAAGTCCAAGTAcctcaaatatttcaaatcaagtAAAGAATGACTTATCTCGCCGCCAAATGCATGAGCTGCTCCATAATAATCCCCAAAAGCACCGGTAGCTTCACCGTCGGCATCTGGACTTCTAGCATACTGGTTGCGGAGTTTGAGTTTGATGACTTGAGGTGCCCTCTGGCTGCACACCACACCTCTCCATCTACAGCAATCCAGGCCAACCCAAGAAGAGAGCCTGCCGGAAGGATCAGTAAGACCTTGTTTGAAGTCAACAAGGGCTTTTCTCTCAATTTCAGTGCAGCTGACATTGAGAACGCCATTGCAGGAACCAAGTTTAACAGTTTCAAGATGGAGAAAAGTGGAGGAGAGGAAAATAAGCAGAAGAAAATGAATGGAGGCATTGATATTAGCCATGTAGGTGGAACTGCAGCAGAAGTTGTATGTATGGAATGCACAAAATACTGATACAAATGCTTTTAATAAGCCAGTTCAGATCATGTGTGGAGGTTTAGAATAGTAATGACAAAGAAAGTGCTTCTTACAAGATGGAAACTCCACTATCAAAATCATGACTTATCTGGCGtctttttcattcatttaatgCTAACCCATTTGAGTAGTTTAATAtgctaatatatttttttttccaacttttttttcaaGTCACTGGATAActgttgaattttgacttagtatctgctggaatttgaattttgaatattgcagctggagtcttgcacaaaatctgcaacatctagatattttcttatttttatttggtcaagatttggtttctattttataggaagtagttgttcatcatctagtagcttgattttctgctattctaatgtcatttttAGTTACAAgctcatgtataaattcagcactcttcatcaataaaatgtgttccagcagcccaaaaatacatattttgtataagtatttaatcttataccaacaaagtggtatcagagccatagtTATCTTGAGGGGCCAGTGAGGTGAGTGAACCCAAACACCTTCTAAAATCATTTAGCAATGGAAGAGTCAAGTCTCACAGTTGCACCATCAATTCTTGATGGAGACAATTATGAAACTTGGGCTGTTAGAATGACAGTTCATCTACAAGCACTTGATGTTTGGGAAGcagtggaagaaaattatgaagttcCTCCCCTAGGAGCCAATCCAACGGTGGCTCAAATGAAGTTGCATAAAGAAAGAAGGACAAGAAAGGCTAAAGCGAAAGCTTGCTTGTTTGCTGCAGTTTCACcatcaattttcatcaaaattatgaaaattgattcAGCTGCAGAAATTTGGGAGTATCTCAAGGGGGAATACAAAGGAGATGAAAGAATCACGAACATGCAGGTGATGAACTTGATTCGagaatttgaaataaagaaaatgagggAGTCTGATGCTGTTAAAGACTATGCTGCACAACTTCTTTCAATAGTAGACAAAGTTAGGCtgcttggaaaagaattttccaATGAGAAGATTGTTCAAAAGATATTGGTTACACTTCCTGAGAAATATGAAGCTACAATTTCCTCTTTGGAGAATTCAAAAGATCTGTCAACTATTAGCTTGACAGAATTATTACATTCCTTGGAGGCTGTGGAACAAAGAAGACTCATGAGACAAGGAGATACTGCAGAAGGAGCATTTCAAGCAAGAATGCAGAAAAATGCAGGccataaaaatggaaagatGAACAACAACAAGCCATGCAGCAACAaccagaaaaatggagtttttccaCCTTGTCCTCATTGCAAGAAGACAAATCATTCTCCACAAAAATGTTGGTGGAGACCAGATGTGAAATGCAACAAGTGTGGTAAACAAGGACATGTGGAGAGGATTTGCAAAAATCAACAACAGGAAGAAACTAGTGCAGCAGTTGACTATTGCCAGGAGGAGCAATTGTTTGCAGCAACGTGTTTTGCTAATAAAAGCACCTCTGAAAGCTGGCTTGTGGATAGTGGTTGTACAAATCACATGACAAATAATCAAGATCTCTTTAGAGAACTTGATAGAACAACTATTTCCAAAGTCAGAATTGGAAATGGTGAGTATATTCCAGTGAAGGGCAAAGGAACGGTTGCTATCGAAAGCCAAACAGGTTTGAAactcatttatgatgttttgtttgtgccTGACATTGACCAAAACTTACTCAGTGTTGGACAGCTCGTTGagaaagaatttaaagtttattttgaagataggaATTGCATTATCAAGGATGCTGAAGGCAAAGAAgtgttcaacataaaaatgaagggcAAGAGTTTTGCCTTGAATTTACTGGAAGATGAGCATACTGCTATTTTACAACAAGATAGCACAACAATGTTTTGGGACAAAAGGGTCGAGCACTTTCATCATGATGATGTGCTctacatgaagaaaaatcaaatagctGAAGGACTTCCTGACTTAGAAAAAGATCTTCCTATATGTGCTACTTGTCAATATGGGAAGCAAACTAATCTTCCCTTTCCAAAGAAAatatcctggagagcaacccaAAAACTGCAACTGGTGCATACTGATGTTGGTGGATCTCAAAAGATGCCATCCTTGAAATTGAATGCAAACAATGTTCACCAGCTCACTGCACCATAtaatccacaacaaaatggagcaGTCTATTTTCTGAACATATTGCCAACAAAAGTGTTAAAGAAGCAGACCCCTTTCGAAGTTTGGTTTGAGTGTCTACGTGCAAGACTTGGAGTTTGCATCTACGaagtcaaggaggagtgttgaattttgacttagtatctgctggaatttgaattttgaatattgcagctggagtcttgcacaaaatctgcaacatctagatattttcttatttttatttggtcaagatttggtttctattttataggaagtagttgttcatcatctagtagcttgattttctgctattctaatgtcatttttAGTTACAAgctcatgtataaattcagcactcttcatcaataaaatgtgttccagcagcccaaaaatacatattttgtataagtatttaatCTTATACCAACAATAACCATTCATGTTTCTTTTGGACTGGTAATATTGATTTGGCTTAATTTCCTTAGGGGAGCTCTCCAAGAAATGGACCGTAatagaaaatttggaaaaatcaaTTGCTGACTATTCCAACATAAGCCCAAGTGagcatatatattattatataacaGTGAAGTAATCACGATTGACCGTGACTTGAGCCTTCTTTTTGCTGTTGTTTTTCCAAGTGGGACGTAAGTTTTAACTTTCCATATAACCAACTTTAGTCGAGAACCATCAATTTTCAAGAGAAGTTAAAAGAGGTCCGGGGCACAGTTTCATGGAAGCATACTTATGATTTTGTATTGGAAAATGGTTAGGGAAAGCCAAATGCTCCTTTGCAGTGGAGGAAACTTAAGCCATGTGGATTAACTTATAAGAAGTGAATGTTGATAAAATCACGCACATAcagaagcaaaaaaataaagaacatgaCCCCGCGATCAACGTGATCCCGCGATCAACATGATCCCTACGTCCACAGAATGCACTACCACTCAAGAAAgtaattcaaatatttcaaatcaaccaaAGAAAGACTGATCTCACCGCCCAACTTGCCATCTGTTCCATCATCATTGAGACTACGCAGATTGAGTTTGATGACGTGTCCAATCCTGTTGTTGCAGACTAGGCCTCTCCATTTGCAGCACTCTTCCCCTACCCAAGATGAGAATCGATGAGAAGGATCTGTAAGGCCTTGTTTGAACTTGAGAAGAGCTACCCTCTCAGTTTCAATGCAGGCTGCCCTATGGTGATGACAATCACTGCAGCCTGTTTTAAGGGTTTCATGGAAAAGAAACCCCGAGGacataatgaaaagaaaaagaagttcaAAAGAGGCATTGGTAGTAGCCATGTTTGTCTGCGAGTTGCTGAAGTAGCATACCGTGAAGCTCTATATATAGGAACAAATGCAATTACCCCAAAGCTTGTCATTAGACATACACTGAAAGATGATGATGAAGTTGCTGACAGAGCATGACTTCACATAATCGAACCCTGGCTATTGAATCTATTGATTCAAATAGCAAAATagtttaatcaaataattttaatagttatttgttttattctttgttttctgTCTCTTGGCAGTGTCCCTGAGTTATCAAATATAGGTGTTTACCAGAAGATAGAAGAAAAAACCAGAGACATAGATGCACATTGGAAAAGCTTGGACTCAAtactttattatattataagaaTGTAAACAAAACCAAACACCATTGCATACAagccttcatttctttcaagaAACTGCTGAAAGTTATTCAAATACTACCTAGATTCAGTTTCCTCCGCAGACGAGCTACATTCAGTGAGATAACCATGAGCAGCCATTCTTTCACGTCATACACAAGCCTAAAATAAGCATGCCTCCACGAATCCTTGACTATTAAGGTGCCACAAACTCCCCAAAATCCCACCGCAAATCCTGGCCCCATGCTCACGTAGAACCACTTCATTTCAAAGCCATTTCCGTTCTCATCCTCATCCTCTTCACTATCCCCACTGCGTGGTTTAGGCGGCTCATCATCACCAGGGCACTTGGCTGTTGTTGGAGGCCCACAGAGTGCAGGGTTGTTCTCATATATGGATGGATCATCTAGGGTTTGCAACTGGTTGCCTGTTGGAATTCTACCCGACAGGTTGTTATACGACAGGTTCAAGTGATTCAAGGAAGTCAAAGAAGCCATACCTGGGGGGATTACGCCTGAAAGCTGGTTCCTTGAGAGGTCAAGAGTTTCTAACCCCTGTAAGCTCCCAATCTTGTCTGGTATTTTTCCTGTCAAATGGTTTATGGACAAGTTCAAGGTGCCAAGTCTTGAAAGATTTGTTACTCCTTCAGGCACCTCTCCACATAGGTTATTGTTTGACAAGTCCATACTATTAACCAGATAAAGAATACTTTTGTACAAGTCTTCTCTTCCTTTCCTCCATACCATCAACTCGGCCTCATATCGTTGAGAGTCAATTTCAGAGGCCATGCCACTCAAATTCCCCACACAAGAGGGAATGAATCCCGACAAATTATTTTCTCCAAGATCCAGTATGTGGAGAGAAGAAAGAGTGCACAATTGTGATGGAATACTCCCATGGAACAAATTTGATCGTAAGCGTAGAATAAGCAAGTTAGGCATCCTTTCTCCTATCCATGCTGGAACATTGCCTGAAAATCTGTTGCCTCCAAGATCAAGAGTATGAATGCCTGTGCAATTCTGCAAATCTGAAGGAATTTCGCCAGAAAGATGATTGTTGCTTATCATTAGGAATCTAACAAATCTTAGGGAACCCATAGAACTTGGCAGCTCACCAGATAAATTGTTGTTGTTCATGTCTAAAACATATAGGTCAGGTAAACCATTCCAAAATTCTGGAATTCCTCCAGACAAATGATTGTTGGAGATGACAAGGGTCAATAAGTTAGTTAGTTTCCCGAAGGAGAGGGGAATGGTGCCATTTAGAGCATTCCAGGAGAGATCTAGATCTGTCAGCATGGACATTCTTTCACCAAGCTCCTGAGGAATTGGGCCAGAAAAGAAATTGTCATATAAATTCAGTCTCGTCACATTGGATGACCATAATGGCAAGGGACCCTGAAAGTTGTTTTCTTCCAAATCAACAGTGGCTCCAGGAAGGAACTTCATTGAGTTTGGCACCCTGCCACCCAGGTTATTAGAACCGATGTCCAGCTCATCAAGATACATATCCAACTTCCAAAACCACTCCGGTATGGTGCCTGAGATCCCAGCATTACTGAGCACTACAGAGGTGAGCTCGGTTTGATTTCTAAGCCATGCGGGAAACTTGGGACCCATTTGGCATGATCTTATTCTGAGGAGGCTGAGTTTAAAGGGAGGAATCCACTCAGGACTGATATTAAAGGCCAGGGAAACTCGTGGGGTCACTCTATAGTTTGAAAACTCCTTTAAACTTGTAAGATTTGAAAAATGAGCCTCTGTTACAACTCCCGTCAGTGGATTCTCAGATAGCTCTATCGCAACCAACTTGGAAAGTCCTCCAAGAGTTTCAGGGATGGTCCCATTCATTGGGTTATCTGAGAGGTACAATTCTTCCAAATACGATAAGTTTCCAATAGTACTCGGAATCGAGCCTACAAAGGAGTTATACCAAAGCCAAAGAGACTTCACGTTTGAGAGTTTTCCTAGGGAATTAGGAAGAAAACCACCCAGATCATTAAAGCCCAGATCCAGCGTCTCTAACCTACTGCTGTTGCACCCAGATAAAACATCAATCAGTTCAGTTATTTCCCCATTCAAATCGTTCTGAGAAAGgatcaatgttttcaaattgCACAGACTACCCATGTTTCTTAATCTTTCAATAGAAGTCCTGTTTGCAAAAGAATCTAGAATTGAGCCTCGTAGATTGTTCGAACTGAGATCTAGATACACAAGATTCCTCATCTGGAATAACCAGTGGGGTATTGTGGAGTTGAAACCATTGTTGGAAAGATCGATGACTGAAAGAGATGTGATCAGACTGGAAAATGGAAGAGAGGGAGGAAGGTCTGCAAGTGCACAAGCAGGTAGGTGCAACTCCAAAAGATAAGAAATCTTGCTAACAGCTTGAAGCCAATAAGCTGCAGCCTGGCTTAGATCTACACCTCCTAAATTAAGGTGTCTTAACGAAGTAAGACCCGATATCCAATGAAGATCATCCTAGCTTGACTCATCGAAGTATTCCTTAAGATCAAGGTAATGCAGGCTGGAAAGATTTCCAAGTTGTGGAGGAATAGGTCCACCAAAGGATGCACCAGAGAGATTGAGATATCTCAACTTCTCCAACGAACCAATGAACTCGGGGATTGGAATCCCTCCAAAATTGTTCATGCTCAAGTCTAAGcaattcaaatatttcaagtgaAGCAAAGCAGGACTGATCTTACCGCCCAACTCGCCTTCTGTTCCGTCACCATCAAGATGACGCAGTGTGAGTTTGATGACATGACCGCTCCTGTTGTTGCAGACCACGCCTCTCCATTTGCAGTAGTCTTCCCCGACCCAAGATGAGAGCCGACCCGAAGGATCTGTGAGGCCTTGTTTGAACTTGA
It contains:
- the LOC100254922 gene encoding receptor-like protein EIX1, producing the protein MGSLCNLKTLILSQNDLNGEITELIDVLSGCNSSRLETLDLGFNDLGGFLPNSLGKLSNVKSLWLWYNSFVGSIPSTIGNLSYLEELYLSDNPMNGTIPETLGGLSKLVAIELSENPLTGVVTEAHFSNLTSLKEFSNYRVTPRVSLAFNISPEWIPPFKLSLLRIRSCQMGPKFPAWLRNQTELTSVVLSNAGISGTIPEWFWKLDMYLDELDIGSNNLGGRVPNSMKFLPGATVDLEENNFQGPLPLWSSNVTRLNLYDNFFSGPIPQELGERMSMLTDLDLSWNALNGTIPLSFGKLTNLLTLVISNNHLSGGIPEFWNGLPDLYVLDMNNNNLSGELPSSMGSLRFVRFLMISNNHLSGEIPSDLQNCTGIHTLDLGGNRFSGNVPAWIGERMPNLLILRLRSNLFHGSIPSQLCTLSSLHILDLGENNLSGFIPSCVGNLSGMASEIDSQRYEAELMVWRKGREDLYKSILYLVNSMDLSNNNLCGEVPEGVTNLSRLGTLNLSINHLTGKIPDKIGSLQGLETLDLSRNQLSGVIPPGMASLTSLNHLNLSYNNLSGRIPTGNQLQTLDDPSIYENNPALCGPPTTAKCPGDDEPPKPRSGDSEEDEDENGNGFEMKWFYVSMGPGFAVGFWGVCGTLIVKDSWRHAYFRLVYDVKEWLLMVISLNVARLRRKLNLGSI
- the LOC100260021 gene encoding receptor-like protein EIX2, whose protein sequence is MANINASIHFLLLIFLSSTFLHLETVKLGSCNGVLNVSCTEIERKALVDFKQGLTDPSGRLSSWVGLDCCRWRGVVCSQRAPQVIKLKLRNQYARSPDADGEATGAFGDYYGAAHAFGGEISHSLLDLKYLRYLDLSMNYFGGLKIPKFIGSFKRLRYLNLSGASFGGTIPPHLGNLSSLLYLDLNSYSLESVENDLHWLSGLSSLRHLNLGNIDFSKTAAYWHRAVSSLSSLLELRLPGCGLSSLPDLSLPFGNVTSLSMLDLSNNGFNSSIPHWLFNFSSLAYLDLNSNNLQGSVPDGFGFLISLKYIDLSSNLFIGGHLPGNLGKLCNLRTLKLSFNSISGEITGFMDGLSECVNGSSLESLDLGFNDKLGGFLPDALGHLKNLKFLRLWSNSFVGSIPNSIGNLSSLKEFYISENQMNGIIPESVGQLSALVAVDLSENPWVGVITESHFSNLTNLTELAIKKVSPNVTLAFNVSSKWIPPFKLNYLELRTCQLGPKFPAWLRNQNQLKTLVLNNARISDTIPDWFWKLDLQLNLLDVANNQLSGRVPNSLKFPKNAVVDLSSNRFHGPIPHFSSNLSSLYLRDNLFSGPIPLDVGKTMPWLTNFDVSWNSLNGTIPLSIGKITGLASLVLSNNHLSGEIPLIWNDKPDLYIVDMANNSLSGEIPSSMGTLNSLMFLILSGNKLSGEIPSSLQNCKIMDSFDLGDNRLSGNLPSWIGEMQSLLILRLRSNFFDGNIPSQVCSLSHLHILDLAHDNLSGFIPSCLGNLSGMATEISSERYEGQLSVVMKGRELIYQNTLYLVNSIDLSDNNLSGKLPELRNLSRLGTLNLSINHLTGNIPEDIGSLSQLETLDLSRNQLSGPIPPSMVSLTSLNHLNLSYNKLSGKIPTSNQFQTFNDPSIYKNNLVLCGEPLPMKCPGDDEATTSGVDNEDHDDEHEDEFEMKWFYVSMGPGFVVGFWGVFGPLIINRSWRRAYFRFLDEMKDRVMVVITRLQKKCKWERRQHGT
- the LOC132255084 gene encoding receptor-like protein EIX2, translating into MVNNNVFIQLLFLIITSSGFLFHEIIKVGSCQGDHQRGCIDTEKVALLKFKQGLTDPSGRLSSWVGEDYCKWRGVVCNNRSGHVIKLTLRHLDGDGTEGELGGKISPALLHLKYLNCLDLSMNNFGGIPIPEFIGSLEKLRYLNLSGASFGGPIPPQLGNLSSLHYLDLKEYFDESS